A window of the Bacteroides thetaiotaomicron VPI-5482 genome harbors these coding sequences:
- the fldA gene encoding flavodoxin FldA produces MNKIGVFYGSTTGTTEDLARRIAEKLDVPSAHIYDVSKLTEALVGEYDVLVLGSSTWGAGELQDDWYDGIKVLKKCDLSHKYVALFGCGDSDSYSDTFCDAIGILYEELKDTRCKFCGAVDTAGYTFDSSIAVVNGKFVGLPLDEVNEDGQTDERISAWVEQVKQEIS; encoded by the coding sequence ATGAATAAAATTGGAGTATTTTATGGTTCCACTACCGGAACAACAGAAGACCTTGCCCGTCGGATTGCAGAGAAACTAGATGTTCCTTCCGCACATATTTATGATGTATCCAAACTCACTGAAGCTTTGGTCGGTGAATATGATGTACTGGTACTGGGCAGTTCCACATGGGGAGCCGGTGAATTGCAGGATGACTGGTACGACGGTATTAAAGTTTTAAAGAAATGCGATCTGTCTCACAAATATGTAGCCTTGTTCGGTTGTGGTGATTCCGATTCTTACAGCGATACGTTCTGTGATGCTATCGGTATTCTTTATGAAGAACTGAAAGATACCCGCTGCAAATTCTGTGGAGCGGTGGACACAGCCGGTTATACATTCGATTCTTCTATCGCTGTCGTTAATGGCAAGTTCGTAGGTCTTCCACTCGACGAAGTCAATGAAGACGGTCAGACAGATGAACGTATCAGCGCATGGGTTGAACAAGTAAAACAAGAAATCAGCTAA
- a CDS encoding phosphoribosylaminoimidazolecarboxamide formyltransferase, with product MANELELKYGCNPNQKPARIFMKEGELPIEVLNGRPGYINLLDAFNSWQLVKELKEATGLPAAASFKHVSPAGAAVAVEMSDTLKKIYFVDDVKLSPLATAYARARGADRMSSYGDFIALSDTCDEETARIINREVSDGVIAPDYTPEALEILKNKRKGTYNVIKIDPAYRPAPIEHKDVFGVTFEQGRNELKIDESLLKEMPTQNKEIPAEAKRDLIISLITLKYTQSNSVCYAKDGQAIGIGAGQQSRIHCTRLAGNKADIWYLRQHPKVMNLPWIEKIRRADRDNTIDVYISEDHDDVLADGVWQQFFTEKPEVLTREEKRAWLDTMTGVALGSDAFFPFGDNIERAHKSGVSYIAQPGGSVRDDHVIGTCDKYNMAMAFTGIRLFHH from the coding sequence ATGGCAAACGAACTCGAACTGAAATACGGCTGCAACCCAAATCAAAAGCCTGCCCGTATCTTCATGAAAGAAGGCGAACTACCCATTGAGGTATTAAACGGACGTCCCGGTTACATCAATCTGCTGGATGCATTCAACAGTTGGCAGTTAGTTAAAGAACTAAAAGAAGCTACCGGACTTCCGGCTGCCGCATCATTCAAACACGTCAGCCCGGCAGGTGCTGCTGTGGCTGTAGAAATGAGTGACACTCTGAAGAAAATCTATTTTGTGGATGATGTAAAACTGTCTCCACTGGCAACAGCCTATGCACGCGCACGTGGTGCCGACCGTATGTCTTCTTACGGAGACTTCATCGCATTGTCCGATACTTGTGATGAAGAGACTGCACGCATTATCAACCGTGAAGTATCCGATGGTGTGATTGCACCGGATTACACTCCCGAAGCTCTGGAAATCCTGAAAAATAAAAGAAAAGGAACTTACAATGTGATCAAGATAGATCCGGCTTACCGCCCGGCTCCTATTGAACACAAAGATGTTTTCGGAGTGACTTTTGAGCAAGGCAGAAACGAACTGAAAATAGACGAAAGTCTTTTGAAGGAAATGCCCACACAAAACAAGGAAATTCCAGCTGAAGCCAAACGTGACCTAATCATTTCTTTAATCACCTTAAAATATACACAATCCAATTCCGTATGTTATGCAAAAGACGGACAAGCGATTGGTATCGGTGCAGGACAACAGTCACGCATTCACTGCACGCGCCTTGCAGGAAATAAAGCAGATATCTGGTATCTCCGCCAACATCCGAAAGTGATGAATCTGCCTTGGATTGAAAAAATCCGCCGTGCAGATCGTGATAATACTATCGACGTTTATATTTCAGAAGATCATGATGACGTATTGGCAGACGGCGTTTGGCAACAGTTTTTTACAGAAAAGCCGGAAGTCCTGACCCGCGAAGAGAAACGTGCATGGCTGGATACAATGACTGGCGTAGCTTTAGGCTCTGACGCATTCTTCCCCTTCGGAGACAATATCGAACGTGCACACAAAAGCGGTGTAAGCTATATCGCACAACCGGGAGGTTCTGTACGAGATGATCATGTTATCGGTACATGCGACAAGTACAATATGGCAATGGCATTCACAGGCATTCGCTTGTTCCATCATTAA
- a CDS encoding hemerythrin domain-containing protein → MDNLQKYKPTDKMIDLISDNYSLLQVMSRFGLSLGFGDKTVKEVCELNGVDCRTFLIVVNFMSEGFSRMDGSSEDISIPALIDYLRQAHIYFLDFSLPAIRRKLIEAIDCSQDDVAFLILKFFDEYTREVRKHMDYEEKTVFKYVDALINGNAPRNYQISTFSKHHDQVGEKLTELKNIIIKYCPAKANENLLNAALFDIYACEAGLESHCKVEDYIFVPAILKLERRIRENEK, encoded by the coding sequence ATGGATAATTTGCAAAAATACAAACCAACTGATAAGATGATTGATCTCATCAGTGATAACTATTCCTTGTTACAAGTGATGAGCCGTTTCGGCCTTTCGTTGGGATTTGGCGACAAAACAGTGAAAGAAGTTTGCGAGCTTAATGGAGTAGATTGCAGGACTTTTCTGATTGTAGTCAACTTTATGTCTGAAGGTTTCTCACGGATGGATGGAAGCAGTGAGGATATTTCTATACCAGCACTAATCGATTATCTGCGGCAAGCCCATATTTACTTCCTGGACTTTTCCCTTCCTGCCATTCGTCGTAAACTGATTGAAGCGATTGACTGTTCGCAGGATGATGTAGCCTTTCTGATTCTCAAGTTCTTTGATGAATATACACGAGAGGTACGTAAGCATATGGATTATGAGGAGAAAACGGTATTCAAGTATGTGGATGCGCTGATAAATGGCAATGCTCCCCGGAATTATCAGATTAGCACATTCTCCAAACATCACGACCAGGTGGGAGAGAAGCTGACAGAACTGAAAAATATCATCATTAAATATTGTCCTGCCAAAGCCAATGAGAATCTGTTGAATGCGGCTCTTTTCGATATATACGCCTGTGAGGCCGGCTTGGAATCTCACTGCAAGGTTGAAGACTATATTTTTGTTCCTGCCATTCTGAAGCTGGAAAGGAGGATTAGGGAAAATGAAAAATAA
- a CDS encoding response regulator transcription factor codes for MKNNEAIRIAIAETSVIIRGGLTAALKRLPNVKVQPIELLSVEALSDCLRTQYPEMLIVNPTFGDYFDVNKFREETAGKKIRLIALVTSFVDASLLTKYDESISIFDDLDILSKKIHGLLNLASEEEELDNQETLSQREKEIVVCVVKGMTNKEIAENLFLSIHTVITHRRNISKKLQIHSAAGLTIYAIVNKLVTLNDVKDL; via the coding sequence ATGAAAAATAACGAAGCCATTCGAATTGCGATCGCCGAAACCTCAGTGATTATCCGGGGTGGGCTGACCGCTGCATTGAAGCGTCTTCCTAATGTGAAGGTGCAACCTATAGAATTACTTTCAGTGGAGGCTCTGAGTGATTGCCTGCGTACGCAATATCCGGAAATGCTGATTGTAAATCCTACTTTTGGTGACTACTTTGATGTAAATAAGTTCCGGGAAGAAACTGCCGGTAAGAAAATACGTTTGATTGCTTTGGTTACCTCTTTTGTAGATGCCTCTTTGCTGACTAAATATGATGAGTCGATTTCTATCTTTGATGATCTGGATATTCTTTCTAAAAAGATTCATGGTCTGCTAAATCTAGCTTCGGAAGAGGAGGAGCTTGACAATCAGGAAACGCTTAGCCAACGGGAGAAAGAGATAGTGGTCTGTGTGGTGAAAGGTATGACGAATAAAGAGATTGCAGAGAATCTTTTCTTGTCTATCCATACTGTCATTACTCACCGAAGGAATATCAGCAAGAAGCTGCAGATACACAGTGCGGCTGGTCTGACTATTTATGCGATTGTAAATAAGCTTGTTACGCTCAATGATGTGAAAGATTTATAA